Part of the Nicotiana sylvestris chromosome 5, ASM39365v2, whole genome shotgun sequence genome is shown below.
TTACCTGGGAAAATCAAATTGGCAGGTAAATATTCTAGAAACTAGGAATCACTAGATTTTCGCATGAAAATTTGCAGGAATTATCTGCAGAAAAAATTCCTAGGTAAAATCCCCATGTAATTTAAGGTTTTCTTATAGTGAATTACCCTCAAAATCAACAAAGTAGATCATATATTTGAAAGTAATTTGATTGCAGATACTAAAGGATGAATACTGGAAAAAAGACCGACCTGTCTTTAACAAGTATTTGGCCTCTAACTGTTCCTCTTTGATTAGATTTGATGTAGTCTTTTGAAACTGGAAACTCATAGGGCCAGTTTGCGACTTCTTGATTCATCTGTAAATTTGACGGAGAATTCCTTCAGCAATATGTTAACTGAATTCACTTCTCAAATTGGTATTAGCAAATAGCAAGAGATTAATATATTACCCTTTTCTTAGCATCATCCCAAAGTATGGAGGGATTGCCCTTAGCTGAACCATCTGAATTAAGATACACAAAGACAGGGCCAATAACTTTTTTCCATGGTTCTCCTTGTTGAAATTTTATAGCCAAATCCTCTCCTGCATAATGTGTACTAACAAATACCTGCGATtataattaaaatatatatatgactaaaaataaaagaaaatgaagtGTTACATATTATATAGAATTTCTATAATTCATCACTTACAGAAAGTACAGTTGGACCAACATGTGTAGTAATGTCTTGTCTAAATGGTCCTCCAGTACGAAATTCATTGCTTGGAATAATCATCCAAAATCCTACCGGAGGATTTGCACTCACCCATCCATAAACTTTACCGTCTTTGTTATCATTTGTATAGAAATACTTGTCATCCACCTGCATATTTTATACGTGTATATAAACATCAAGCCATGCAAATAGTAAACAATTTTTTTTCTCCCACTCAGTGTGTGTTCGGTACCAGCTTTGGAGCTTGACTTATCCAGATTTACATCGGAAAATCCTATTTTGGGGGTAAAAAACACTTCTTACCCCCAAAGACGAGAAGTGCAAAAAAAAAACTCTAATGTCTATTAGGGTTTTAAGTGCAAAGCGCAAATAAAGCGTGAGCTTTAATGAAAAAAGGCGCTACTGGAGAAAACGTAAAAAGTTATGTATATATAATCCAAGATCAATAACTATAAGCATGAATAACAAATATAtgacaaagaaattgaaaaaaaaattatgacaaagtgaaatatcaattgtttagtGTCGTTTTTTTAGAATTACACTCAATGACAAAGAAATGTATTCCTAGGAGCTTTGATGCAACACTGAAGTgctcaacatgttttgagcctcgcttcaGGGTTTAAGAGCGCCTTTAACAACACTTGACTCGAATCTAAAACTTCTGGTTAAGAATGAGACGGTAATATATTTACTTAGTAATATAAGTACCATCCAACCACAACTTTTGGTGGTTTAAACAAAACTTATTTCTATGAAGATGATGCAATATATGATCTATATACTTTCACAAACTCTCAAGTCAATTCTTTTGAGTAATCTACCATAAAAGTTGATTTGCTTGCTGACTTtcgtaaaaaaaaaatttatattgtttttaaatctttttcaaataaATGTTTATGCTAATTATAGGGTCGTATACCTCTCCTTTTAAATCTGGATTAGTCGAGTTAGTAAGAAGAACGGCTTCTTTGTAGTCAAGCACCTCGCCAGTCTTCCGATCCACTTCCATTGGCATGACCCGTTGTCTCTCATCAGAGACAGCCATGTAGTGAAacctttttattcataaaaattcAGTTTCAATACTATATATAAATCCAGTaacaaattttaaaataaattattaatgATGAGAAATTTTAGATAAAATACATGTCTTCTTGAAGCTTGAAGACAATCCTGAGATTTTGGATATACGAAAGCGGCCATCCTTCTAAACGTTCAACGATTGAGTATGTATAAAATCCTGGCGCGTCGCGTAGCATTATATACCTGAAATTTGCGCGCTAAAATATTAGAAAATAGTCGAATACAACGATAAACTTCTATATTCTAACAGTgtaaatataatttttacaatcAAAATTAGAAacttcaaaaagaaagaaaaaagttgAGCTTTTACATTGAAGTATTTCACCTTTTGTCAATGTTTAAGGGAGGTTGATCAGATTGAGAAGCATTCCATGTTCTTTTAAATGAAATTTCTGTCTGATTTTCATTGTCTATTATGACTTCAAAACTTGTTGCTGAAAACCTGCAAAATAACACCAAAGTTTATGGATTTAATGTTCGAAAAAAAAATTCATCAAGTAGTTACAACTTGTTTAGATAGTTGTTATGTATCATTCATAATATATCATGTAGTATTCTATTGTATTATTATACTGTATCGTTTTTATGTATATAATATTTGCATAGATTGTATTATTTGTCGCCGTTTCATGATGTCATGCAtcaacaatatgaagaataaacttgcaatattataaagaaaaaggtacaagataaaattattatataaaaaggtagggtaaaagataaaataatattatttaataataaggaagGACAAGATGAGAGGAAAAACATAAGAAAATaatgcgaccacaccaaatcggtcatTCCATACCGTGACACTTTTTGTCATTACGTAAGGAAGGatttaaagataaaatataataaaatttaagtaacaatcaaaacaaagatCGTATTAAAATTTAAAAGTTACGATACGATACAAGTTAATAGGTAACAACAAGAGAGGTAAAGACTGATTACTTTTTTCGAGTTGTCTGAGGTCCAGTATTATTCCAGATAACATCCCAATACCTGAAATTGACATAATTGTagtattattattttaataattttcttCACTAAAGAAAATTTAAACTATAATACTAGGTTTAACAATAGGTTAAAACTTAATACCCTCTATCGTTTTCGTTTTTGGTCGCTAGTAAATTTTCCATCCCACCATATGATATGCACGTGACGTGGCCATCTGGTTTTGATAAAGTAATATTTGCGAAGCCATTGCTCAATATCACCTGAAGATAAAACAATTAGAATTATAATTGAAGGAATTACATTTAACTTATATAAAATCAAAATTAAGTACAACCTCTTAAACAAATATAAACTAATTTTTAAAGATGTAAAATTGTAAACATAGAACAAAATGTAGATTTACTTGTTCTGTTTGTATCTCCAATTTGACTTCTGGCGTTGTTGTATTTCTTTCTCTGTTTTTAATTTTAACAAAGAAGTAACAAGTCAGTACGTTAACGGGGTTGAGTTAAATTTGAGCGAGTTAAAACGGGCTTAGTTTAACTTTAATGAGTTAAAACAGGCTGAATCAATATTATATGGTCACAACAATATCTAAATTTACTCAGGTTAAGATGAGCAGCTCAATTTGACTAAGCAATAAGTAATTACTTTGTTAGGACTTATTAGGATAAGAATTTCTAATAATATATTCCCTCCATCTCTCATGTGTAAAAAAAAAGGTAGGGATAAAACTGAGCCACAAAATCAATTGACCCACGTGAATAGGTTGGACGGATATATTTTCATTGGCTAAACTTGACACTCCTAGCATCGGTGAGCCCATTCATCACTCATTTCTAGTGTAAATCCATTTTCGGatatatctatctatactatattaaaaatacgaaggcccttagcggaatgtcgttcgtcttttttatcctttaaaaataaattttatattggaCAAACTTATCATTTAATTATGCTCgtaatatttaggattttaataTCAATTAAAATTTTATCTATTCCTGATATTTAGGATTTTAGCATTAACTAAAATTAGGGTCATTAAATCTTTCCTCATTTGGATTGGGTAGTAACCCCTAATATTTAGGGATTTAAATCCTACAAAATCTAtaaatattttataattaaataaCAAACACGCATCCAACTCAAGCTCTCTGCAAAATTATACAAAGACAAATTCATAAGTCATTTATGTTCAAGGGAATCATTTATAAGCAGAGAAAATGACTTTGCGCCACAAGAAACAACTTATAAAACCAGTATGTAAATTTAATTAAATGCATTATGGGAGGTAAACATTTAAATTCTAAATTCATTGCTCATACTTAATTACTTTAAAGGCATGTTTTTTCACAATTTTATTTATCATTCATATTATTTCTACTTATGTTGTTAAGAATCACGTGTTTCTATATGTTATAATAATATGTTCAAGACGGATCCATACTtacaaaaaaatggaaaattatttgcaaaataaaattgtacattttgatttcaaatttcacaaatatCTATCATATGTTTCATGTTTATGAGAAGATAGAGTTTACTGATATTAGATGTAGTTATAGAGTTATAGAATTAAAAAGAcaaatttcaaagttcaaatttGTGCAAAAAATTATTTATGTTTGAAGTTaactaataataattaaaaaaattaaatacaaatttCACTTAAATAACATCCTTCATTAATAAATgagtaaataattttacttaagGTTACGAGGAGTCTATGGAGCCCTTTTTCTTTCGTAACTAAGTTAGCTAAATAGgataaatatttattatttttaggaatttacattattttcttgaacttttattatataaaatcaaaacacaatttttttaatttataatttatgtgatttcttaaaaccttttacTCATCGACGCAGATACACGCGCAATGCGCGTACGGTGAGACTAgtgtaataaataaaagaaatatgACTTTACTGTATAATTTGGAAAATAGCTTTATGAATTGAAAATTAATTATATAAAAGAAACCGAGACTCACCCGTTGTGTGGACGAGAATCTGCAGCTACTATGAAGAATGTAAACGCAACCATAGTGACCTCCAACAAACATATGCTTAGTTTATTATTCTTCCCCATTTTCTGCAATTTCACTCAAAAATATATTTATACTAGATAATCGATTAAAGAAAAATTCGTTTGATTCCCGTTGCACCACCATATATATAAATTGAGATTGAGGAAATATTATACTAGAAATTCTTATCCTAACAAGTCCTAACTCTTCTTCAAAACTTTTGAATTAAACACCACCTAAACTTCTTATCACTAGCCTTGAATTTTCTTATAAGAAATTGGGAATCTGAAATTAAAAGAATGTGATGATAATTAAAAATATGAAGGGGTTGATAGGAAAGAGGTCTCCAACTAGATAACTCCATTAATATTATATTGAAGCTAAAATATGAACGTAAAAAACTAAACAAAGccaaaatcagaaagaaaagaaacacaaACACACGGAAGAAGCAATTTGTATTAGTTTCCATTGGAAAGTGAAACTAAAAGATAAatgagaaaataaaaaacaaaaaaaaacaaagattaATAATGATAACacaataataataacagaaagaaaagaaaaaataaacaaaacagagAAGAAGTTGCATACCTCTCTGCTAGTCTTCTGTGTATGTAGTATAATATAATGTGTATTAAGCTTTTATAAGTTAGAAATTggttattaaattaataaatCATTTCAAGATTTAAAGAAGATTATATATGGACAAAATACTAATTAAAGAGATTGTTAAAGCTAAATCTTGAAAGAGATTCTAACCGGGCTATGAAAAGATCTCCTGAGGAAAGTCAATTAAGGAAAGTCAATTAACAGTAAATAATAAAGATGCTAATCTCTTTTTTATTACTagatttcttttcttatttgtcctgcatttcaaaaaaaagaaaaaatatggcCAATTCATGGATTTCAAAATGATTCCATTCAATCCAAATCAAATA
Proteins encoded:
- the LOC104247556 gene encoding uncharacterized protein, which encodes MGKNNKLSICLLEVTMVAFTFFIVAADSRPHNGERNTTTPEVKLEIQTEQVILSNGFANITLSKPDGHVTCISYGGMENLLATKNENDRGYWDVIWNNTGPQTTRKKFSATSFEVIIDNENQTEISFKRTWNASQSDQPPLNIDKRYIMLRDAPGFYTYSIVERLEGWPLSYIQNLRIVFKLQEDMFHYMAVSDERQRVMPMEVDRKTGEVLDYKEAVLLTNSTNPDLKGEVDDKYFYTNDNKDGKVYGWVSANPPVGFWMIIPSNEFRTGGPFRQDITTHVGPTVLSVFVSTHYAGEDLAIKFQQGEPWKKVIGPVFVYLNSDGSAKGNPSILWDDAKKRMNQEVANWPYEFPVSKDYIKSNQRGTVRGQILVKDSKQDVPVSNAYIGLAPPGDVGSWQRENKGYQFWTKTDSNGNFIIENVISGTYNLYATVPGFIGDYKYTSDVEVTPGSSIKLGSLVYKPPRNGDTLWEIGVPDRTAAEFFIPNPPPQYKVHKYKNNSESIFRQYGLWKQYSVLYPTNDLVYNVETSNYSRDWFYAQVTRNVGINIFNATTWRIIFNLTSVDKASNYTLQLALAAAHEAELQVRVNDEKAEEPHFTTGFIGGDNAIARHGIHGLYWLYSIRIQGNLLSKGANTIFLTQTIAITPYQGVMYDYLRLEGPHQ